One segment of Desmodus rotundus isolate HL8 chromosome 6, HLdesRot8A.1, whole genome shotgun sequence DNA contains the following:
- the LBP gene encoding lipopolysaccharide-binding protein, with product MGASARALASLLLGLLLTSSPGALGAHPGLVARVTAKGLEYVAKEGLVALQSELHKITLPDFDGDFKIKHVGRGHYEFHSLDIRSCELLGSALTALPGQGLSLSISDSSIQVHGKWKARKSFLRLRGSFDLWVKGVTISVNLVLGSEPSGRPTVTASDCSSHIRDVDVDMSGALGWLLDLFHNQIESKLQRTLESKICEAVQESVTSDLQPYLQTLPVTTKIDSFAGIDYSLMEPPRVTAQMLDVMLKAEIFNRDHRSPVALLAPVMSLPEEHSQMVYFAISDYVFNTASLVYHEAGYLNFSITDDVVPPTSNIRLTTKSFRPFVPRLAKRYPNMNLELQGRVASAPVLNFSPGNLSLAPQMEIEAFVLLPSSGKEPVFQLGVAANVSAMLTFNASKITGFLKPEKIQVELKESKVGLFNVELLEALLNYYLINTLYPEVNEKLAKGFPLPLLKHIQLYDPVLQIHKDFLFLGTNIRYVRG from the exons ATGGGGGCctcagccagggccctggcctcTCTGCTGCTGGGACTGCTGCTCACGTCCTCCCCCGGGGCCCTGGGTGCCCACCCCGGCCTGGTCGCCAGGGTCACAGCCAAGGGCCTGGAGTATG TGGCCAAGGAGGGGCTGGTGGCCCTGCAGAGTGAGCTGCACAAAATCACACTGCCCGACTTCGACGGGGACTTCAAGATCAAGCATGTTGGACGTGGGCACTATGAGTTCCATAG CCTGGACATCCGCAGCTGTGAGCTGCTGGGCTCTGCTTTGACAgccctccctggccagggcctgagtcTGTCCATCTCCGACTCCTCCATCCAGGTCCACGGCAAGTGGAAGGCGCGTAAGTCATTCCT GAGACTACGGGGCTCCTTTGACCTGTGGGTCAAGGGCGTCACCATTTCTGTCAACCTCGTCCTGGGCAGTGAGCCCTCGGGGAGGCCCACGGTCACTGCCTCCGACTGCAGCAGCCACATCCGTGACGTGGACGTGGACATGTCAGGAGCTTTGGG GTGGCTGCTGGATCTCTTCCACAACCAGATCGAGTCCAAACTCCAAAGGACACTGGAGAGCAAG ATTTGCGAAGCTGTCCAGGAATCGGTGACCTCTGACCTACAGCCTTACCTCCAAACTCTTCCAG TCACGACAAAGATTGACAGTTTTGCTGGCATTGATTACAGCCTAATGGAGCCCCCTCGGGTGACAGCCCAAATGCTGGACGTGATGTTGAAG GCCGAAATTTTTAACCGTGATCATCGCTCCCCAGTTGCCCTACTTGCTCCTGTCATGAGTCTCCCTGAGGAACACAGTCAAATGGTCTACTTTGCCATCTCTGATTATGTCTTCAACACTGCCAGCCTAGTATATCACGAGGCGGGGTACCTGAACTTCTCCATCACTGATGATGTG GTTCCACCGACTTCTAACATCCGACTGACCACCAAGTCCTTCCGCCCCTTCGTCCCCCGG TTAGCCAAACGCTACCCCAACATGAACTTGGAGCTCCAGGGAAGAGTGGCCTCGGCCCCTGTGCTGAACTTCAGCCCCGGGAATCTGTCCCTGGCCCCCCAAATGGAGATTGAGGCCTTTGTGCTCCTGCCCAGCTCCGGGAAGGAGCCGGTCTTTCAGCTTGGCGTG GCTGCTAATGTATCTGCCATGTTGACCTTCAACGCCAGCAAGATCACTGGATTCCTGAAGCCAGAGAA GATACAAGTGGAACTGAAAGAATCTAAAGTTGGACTATTCAAT GTGGAGCTGCTAGAAGCGCTGCTCAACTACTACCTTATCAACACCCTTTACCCGGAGGTCAATG AGAAACTGGCAAAAGGcttcccccttcctctgctcAAACATATTCAGCTCTACGACCCTGTTCTCCAGATCCACAAG GACTTCCTGTTCTTGGGCACCAATATCCGGTACGTGAGAGGTTGA